A window from Fodinibius salicampi encodes these proteins:
- a CDS encoding ZIP family metal transporter: MSELLQHPTAQVFLYALITAVATGLGALPFFFFEKLTRSWLGISNAIASGLMLAASFGLIYEGLNYDLWFTFYGIIIGLIPRGTSPLKAAWWSVFSSLPQPLMAVPAFIFVEIFRDYLPVGLGFAGGAMIWMVFAEVIPDAMEENDASIIATAITISVALMIVFQVLIG, translated from the coding sequence ATGAGTGAACTGCTACAACATCCTACCGCACAGGTTTTTCTATATGCCCTAATTACGGCGGTCGCCACCGGTCTGGGAGCTCTTCCCTTTTTCTTTTTTGAGAAGTTAACGCGCTCCTGGCTTGGTATTTCCAATGCTATTGCATCGGGACTTATGCTAGCGGCCAGCTTCGGCTTAATTTATGAAGGACTTAATTATGATCTGTGGTTTACCTTTTACGGTATAATTATTGGGCTCATCCCCAGAGGCACCTCCCCTTTGAAGGCTGCTTGGTGGAGTGTCTTCTCAAGCCTACCTCAACCATTAATGGCTGTTCCGGCATTCATTTTTGTAGAAATCTTTCGTGACTATTTGCCCGTGGGACTCGGGTTTGCCGGGGGTGCAATGATCTGGATGGTCTTTGCGGAGGTCATTCCAGACGCTATGGAGGAAAACGATGCCTCAATTATCGCCACTGCTATCACTATCTCCGTTGCCCTTATGATCGTCTTTCAGGTTCTTATTGGCTAA
- a CDS encoding phospho-sugar mutase, whose product MESLDPAIQEKVDQWLKGNYDEQTKAEIRSKLENEQYEELADAFYKDLEFGTGGIRGIMGIGPNRVNKYTFGMATQGFSNFLKKNYPDEQISVAIAHDCRNNSETLARVVADIFSDNGIYVYLFDGLRPTPELSYAIRELKCHGGVMLTASHNPKEYNGYKAYGADGGQLVSPQDKMVMEEVQNIEDVQEIAFEGNEEKIELIGEEIDNRYLDTIKKLSISRDAIERQKDLSIVFSPIHGTSGVLVPPALERYGFENVSLVEEQMVYDGNFPTVELPNPEEKEALSMALDKAKKIDAELVMATDPDADRVGIAVKDNNGEWILLNGNQTGTLIINYMLNAWQEANKLSGNEYIVKTIVTTYLIDRIADHYDVECFNTLTGFKYIGELMTKLEDEKQFIAGGEESYGYLIGEHVRDKDAVVSAVIIAEMAAYYKDKGSSLYETLLDIYQQYGYFREKLVSVYKRGREGASEIQQMLKNYREDPPKSLAGSEVVVIKDYKSSKAKNITTGKTEDIGLPSSNVLQFITEDGSIVSVRPSGTEPKIKFYCSVNTELNSIDAFDTVTEQLEGKMDTIINELTGDE is encoded by the coding sequence ATGGAATCATTAGATCCGGCTATTCAGGAAAAAGTTGACCAATGGCTAAAGGGTAACTACGATGAACAGACCAAAGCCGAAATTCGCTCAAAGTTAGAGAACGAACAGTATGAAGAACTGGCAGATGCCTTTTATAAAGATTTGGAGTTTGGTACGGGAGGCATCAGGGGAATTATGGGGATAGGTCCCAATCGTGTAAATAAATATACCTTTGGAATGGCTACTCAGGGATTCAGTAACTTCCTGAAAAAGAACTATCCAGACGAACAGATCAGTGTGGCTATCGCCCATGACTGTCGCAATAATTCGGAAACCCTGGCCCGCGTAGTCGCTGATATCTTTTCTGATAATGGTATCTATGTTTATCTATTCGATGGATTACGTCCGACCCCTGAACTCTCTTATGCCATTAGGGAACTGAAATGTCATGGAGGCGTTATGCTTACCGCCTCCCATAATCCCAAAGAATACAATGGCTATAAAGCTTATGGGGCTGATGGTGGTCAACTGGTATCACCTCAGGATAAGATGGTGATGGAGGAAGTCCAGAATATTGAAGATGTACAGGAAATCGCGTTTGAAGGTAATGAAGAAAAAATAGAGCTGATCGGAGAGGAGATAGATAACCGCTACCTGGATACCATTAAAAAACTTTCTATATCGCGCGATGCCATTGAGCGTCAAAAAGATTTAAGTATTGTCTTTTCTCCTATTCACGGCACTTCAGGGGTATTAGTGCCTCCGGCTCTGGAACGTTACGGCTTTGAAAATGTATCGCTGGTTGAGGAACAGATGGTCTATGATGGAAATTTCCCGACGGTGGAACTGCCTAACCCCGAAGAAAAGGAAGCCCTGTCGATGGCCCTGGATAAAGCCAAAAAAATTGATGCTGAATTGGTTATGGCAACCGATCCGGATGCCGACCGGGTAGGTATTGCCGTTAAAGATAATAACGGGGAATGGATACTGCTTAACGGTAATCAGACCGGTACGCTTATTATCAATTATATGCTCAATGCGTGGCAGGAAGCCAATAAGCTGAGCGGCAATGAATATATTGTCAAGACCATTGTAACGACCTACCTCATTGATCGCATCGCCGATCATTACGATGTAGAGTGTTTCAATACGCTAACTGGCTTCAAGTACATCGGCGAACTAATGACGAAACTTGAAGATGAGAAGCAGTTTATAGCCGGGGGTGAAGAGAGTTACGGTTACCTGATTGGCGAACATGTACGTGATAAAGATGCTGTTGTATCTGCTGTCATCATCGCCGAAATGGCCGCCTACTACAAAGACAAAGGCAGCAGCCTGTATGAAACACTGTTGGACATTTATCAACAGTATGGCTATTTCAGGGAAAAGCTGGTTTCTGTTTATAAGCGGGGACGTGAAGGAGCTTCGGAAATTCAGCAAATGTTAAAAAACTACCGCGAAGATCCTCCCAAATCACTGGCCGGATCGGAGGTTGTAGTCATTAAGGATTATAAAAGCAGCAAAGCCAAAAATATAACAACTGGTAAAACCGAGGATATAGGACTCCCCTCTTCCAATGTCTTACAGTTTATTACTGAAGATGGTTCCATTGTATCAGTTCGTCCTTCAGGAACCGAACCCAAAATTAAGTTTTATTGTAGTGTCAATACCGAACTTAACAGTATTGATGCGTTCGACACGGTCACTGAACAACTCGAAGGTAAGATGGATACCATTATCAATGAGTTAACTGGTGATGAATAA
- the lgt gene encoding prolipoprotein diacylglyceryl transferase, which produces MQSSDYFTWNADPIAFTIGTIELPFPIAIWGIVAAFVFIYFGYQKLIPDNLSDREDPDIPQWKFWTLILGSFILGQLIFQILPSPTFSQIGPIQPRWYGLLFASSFVVGYILMQQMYTVSGRTQEELDKLLTYVMIGTVVGARLGHVLFYDPAFYFRYPSQILAIWNGGLASHGAAIGIILAMYLYINKVREMNFLWLADRVVIVVAIGGAFIRTGNFVNSEIIGRTTDLPWAVVFENARGLSATEQMLPRHPTMLYEALLCIVIFIILWVVYKKYQSRPPEGALFGSFLALLFSGRFLLEFTKINQAAFASNWSINMGQWLSLPLIIIGLWLLVKKVDWQRES; this is translated from the coding sequence ATGCAATCATCCGATTACTTTACATGGAATGCCGATCCCATTGCTTTTACCATCGGAACAATCGAACTGCCTTTTCCCATAGCTATTTGGGGGATCGTCGCTGCCTTTGTGTTTATCTATTTCGGATATCAGAAACTGATCCCCGATAATCTTTCGGACCGGGAAGATCCGGACATCCCACAGTGGAAATTCTGGACCCTCATTCTGGGTTCATTTATCTTAGGACAACTGATCTTCCAGATTCTCCCCTCCCCTACATTTAGTCAAATCGGGCCTATACAACCGCGCTGGTATGGACTGCTCTTTGCCTCCTCTTTTGTGGTTGGATACATTCTTATGCAGCAAATGTATACGGTTTCAGGGCGTACCCAAGAAGAACTCGACAAGTTACTTACATACGTTATGATTGGCACCGTGGTTGGGGCCCGCCTCGGCCATGTACTCTTCTATGATCCTGCTTTTTATTTTCGGTACCCCTCTCAAATTCTGGCAATATGGAATGGTGGACTGGCCAGTCATGGAGCTGCCATCGGTATCATTTTAGCTATGTATTTGTATATAAATAAAGTCAGAGAGATGAACTTCCTCTGGCTTGCTGATCGTGTAGTTATTGTTGTGGCTATAGGCGGGGCTTTCATCCGTACAGGAAATTTTGTTAACTCGGAAATTATTGGCCGTACTACTGATTTGCCCTGGGCAGTGGTCTTTGAAAATGCAAGGGGGCTTAGTGCTACTGAACAAATGCTGCCCCGACATCCGACCATGCTCTATGAGGCTCTACTTTGTATTGTGATCTTTATCATACTATGGGTTGTTTACAAAAAATATCAGTCTCGTCCACCGGAAGGTGCTCTTTTCGGTAGCTTTTTAGCACTCCTGTTCAGTGGCCGGTTTCTGCTTGAGTTTACAAAAATTAATCAAGCGGCCTTTGCAAGCAATTGGTCTATAAATATGGGACAATGGTTGAGTCTTCCGTTAATAATTATTGGTCTGTGGCTGCTCGTTAAGAAAGTAGATTGGCAAAGAGAATCATAA
- the cysS gene encoding cysteine--tRNA ligase has product MDDLHIYNTLSREKEKFEPITDGFVGIYVCGPTVYGDSHLGHAKSYVSFDIVVRYLRYLGHKVRYVQNITDVGHLTDDADQGEDKLEKQAKIEKVEPMALAEKYTYNYFRDMDKLGIERPDISPRATGHIIEQIEIVKKLLENGHAYETNGNVYFDVSSDENYGKLSGRTVEDQESGMRIETASDKQSPEDFALWKKADDGHIMKWPSPWGMGYPGWHIECSAMSTKYLGEHFDIHGGGMDNQFPHHECEIAQSECAYDEPFANYWMHNNMVTLEGQKMGKSLGNAISLDEFFSGDHELLSRAWDPQVIRFFLLQSHYRSTTDFSEDALAGAENGLHNLQEMLLTIDSASKGSGGKYDLDHLRTDLESKLNDDFNTAQSIALLFEELKKIRKRINSDDTPENIEEIGQFLHDFVEDVLGLWPKTDSTSGDTDKTEQLVELLIELRNQARKDKNFELADTIRNNLNEMGIELMDNPDGTDYKIEY; this is encoded by the coding sequence ATGGATGATCTACATATTTACAATACTTTAAGCCGAGAGAAAGAAAAGTTTGAACCTATTACCGACGGCTTCGTAGGAATATATGTTTGCGGACCCACTGTTTACGGAGATTCCCACCTGGGCCATGCCAAAAGCTATGTTTCATTTGACATTGTGGTTCGTTACCTGCGCTATCTCGGTCATAAAGTACGATATGTCCAAAATATTACAGATGTAGGACACCTAACTGATGATGCTGATCAAGGAGAAGACAAGCTGGAAAAACAGGCCAAAATTGAAAAAGTAGAACCGATGGCCCTGGCCGAGAAATACACCTATAATTACTTCCGAGACATGGATAAGCTCGGAATTGAGCGGCCGGATATCTCACCACGTGCTACAGGTCATATTATCGAACAGATTGAGATCGTCAAAAAGCTCCTTGAAAACGGCCACGCTTACGAAACAAACGGCAACGTCTATTTTGATGTATCCTCAGATGAAAATTATGGAAAACTAAGTGGGCGGACTGTAGAAGACCAAGAAAGCGGGATGCGTATTGAAACTGCTAGTGATAAACAATCTCCCGAGGACTTTGCCCTTTGGAAAAAAGCAGATGACGGCCACATCATGAAGTGGCCCTCTCCCTGGGGAATGGGATATCCCGGCTGGCATATTGAATGCTCAGCAATGTCAACCAAATATCTGGGAGAGCATTTTGATATCCACGGAGGTGGAATGGACAACCAGTTTCCCCATCACGAATGCGAAATTGCCCAGAGCGAATGCGCTTATGACGAACCTTTTGCAAACTACTGGATGCACAACAATATGGTAACGCTCGAGGGGCAAAAGATGGGTAAATCTCTTGGAAATGCTATTTCACTCGATGAATTCTTCTCTGGCGACCATGAACTTCTGAGCCGTGCCTGGGATCCCCAGGTTATTCGCTTCTTTTTGTTACAAAGTCACTACCGAAGCACTACCGATTTTTCGGAAGATGCACTTGCCGGGGCAGAGAACGGGTTGCACAACCTTCAGGAAATGCTGTTAACCATTGACTCAGCAAGTAAAGGATCCGGTGGAAAATATGATTTGGATCATTTGCGTACCGATCTGGAGTCAAAGCTTAATGACGATTTCAATACGGCCCAATCCATCGCCCTCCTGTTCGAAGAGCTGAAAAAAATTCGGAAACGTATAAACAGTGATGACACTCCTGAAAATATTGAGGAAATAGGTCAGTTTCTGCATGACTTTGTAGAGGATGTACTAGGGTTATGGCCTAAAACCGACTCGACTTCCGGAGATACTGACAAAACAGAACAGCTTGTAGAACTGCTTATCGAATTGCGTAATCAGGCTCGCAAGGACAAAAACTTTGAACTGGCTGATACCATTCGCAATAATCTAAATGAAATGGGCATTGAATTAATGGACAACCCAGACGGTACAGATTATAAGATTGAGTATTAA
- a CDS encoding trypsin-like serine peptidase, translated as MKSTDPLRIDKLKEITFEKPKEPEQQFEEVNVSSFTLPKGAEPRLKRNWEQPGSYNVVVELESKHIEYEKEQLIKPTPVPRIPVTPLGKDCLRQFGDVESIIGKKRASAPGRFFPEKSKIDLELAREFKRRSRGEDRPTNIFGTDERYIYQDTSFPWRTVGRVWTETGACTGCTIGPRLVLTASHCINWKSGGGAGWVKFSPSYYNGNGPWGEFYATRVIYWNKAQGGLSDLETAFDYVVLVMNDYIGNRVGYPGYRTYSESWDDLGVWQHMGYPGDLTSTQRPAYEGSCSISSISSESTSGQEGFVLGHFNDVTGGHSGGPVWGWWDGESWPRVVGVQSAESNNPAFNTSGDNEFGGGPGLSALISWARNNYP; from the coding sequence ATGAAATCAACTGATCCATTAAGAATTGATAAGTTAAAGGAAATAACGTTCGAGAAGCCCAAAGAGCCTGAACAGCAGTTTGAAGAGGTTAACGTAAGTTCATTTACGCTACCGAAAGGAGCAGAACCGAGACTTAAACGTAACTGGGAACAACCCGGCTCATATAATGTAGTTGTGGAGCTTGAAAGCAAGCATATAGAATATGAAAAAGAGCAACTCATTAAGCCAACACCTGTTCCGAGGATACCAGTCACACCGCTAGGTAAAGATTGCTTAAGACAGTTTGGGGATGTGGAATCTATTATTGGCAAGAAAAGAGCCTCTGCACCCGGCCGTTTTTTTCCGGAGAAGTCAAAGATTGATCTTGAGTTAGCCAGGGAATTCAAACGGCGAAGCAGAGGAGAAGATCGACCGACCAATATTTTTGGTACGGACGAACGATATATATACCAGGATACCAGTTTCCCGTGGCGTACGGTGGGAAGAGTATGGACTGAAACCGGTGCATGTACAGGATGTACAATCGGGCCGCGATTGGTATTAACTGCAAGCCATTGTATAAATTGGAAGAGCGGAGGCGGGGCAGGATGGGTTAAGTTTTCGCCAAGCTATTATAACGGCAATGGTCCATGGGGAGAATTCTATGCCACGCGGGTTATTTATTGGAATAAAGCCCAGGGTGGTTTATCCGACTTGGAGACTGCATTTGATTATGTAGTATTGGTGATGAATGATTATATCGGGAACCGAGTAGGATACCCGGGCTACCGGACCTACTCGGAATCTTGGGATGACTTGGGCGTATGGCAGCATATGGGCTATCCCGGAGATCTAACGAGTACTCAACGTCCAGCTTATGAGGGAAGTTGCTCTATTTCTTCTATTAGTTCTGAATCAACATCTGGCCAAGAAGGATTTGTACTCGGGCACTTTAATGATGTTACAGGAGGTCATTCCGGTGGTCCTGTCTGGGGCTGGTGGGATGGAGAAAGTTGGCCCAGGGTAGTAGGTGTTCAAAGTGCGGAATCCAATAATCCGGCTTTTAATACGTCCGGTGACAATGAGTTTGGAGGTGGTCCGGGTCTTTCGGCACTCATTTCATGGGCGCGTAATAATTACCCTTAA
- a CDS encoding AsmA-like C-terminal region-containing protein, whose protein sequence is MMKTFLKIAGAVALVLLLFVIGLNLYFTDDRLRDTLMPYINESVGRTVQVESMSLALFKTFPNPGLEVNNLRIPGDTEEDTLLSMEQLVAGVKLFPLFRNEINITELTLTKPQFTYKLYADSTTNLDFLPGNEETDTSSAGYDISIPYFKVTDGQFGYCDFTSNTSVYLDDVDGDISLAYADSIQSSIDMQVGAFHATVDSTEYLSGLPVRLTQESVIHTGSEQVRITEGTLAVRGLEMDLTGSLSNWSEAFTVDLKFNSSTDNFGNLLRLVPETYAESIEGLESSGTLDLGGSVQGPITADSIPRFDVRVNVEDGYLKDPDLPQPIEDIQISANATNELVTIQTFNAIAGANSLNGSGTLDNPLEGNGTFDLDFVADVDLSTVDQFYDISEMDIEQLGGQLDIDANAEGQLDQPENTIFDGKAMLADGLLKYQDVPEAIRNINVDAAGTQELFTINSLDLQAAENSLSANGEIQHLLDEKNRYINMDTNLKFNLATIKEFYPIDEDTLRMEGILTAQAILNGQADQIERAVQKGTIKLSNGLIEHKSLDNPIQEITFNSTLNGPTLNISEASFITGDNNLSADGTITNYLSDNRSIDLNISGKAMLQEITNYYNLEPGITTLNGVGDLNIRARGPLNQPDELQLNGDISLQEVNMAGDNLVQPVSNLNGKLKLNPQNATLSSLNFNLGSSDINIQGTLTDYMAYLKNPKERSSTPRLKGSFSSSHLNLDELIDWTDTTRTEVPIHLPDLQSTVDANIKEMILTGITMTNVRGNASTTPEQIALDQATANLLGGTATGSLTWDVLRPDQTTISFSGKLDNLRAGSFFEEYPVLGEKSKLHQYVEGTFNAEVDYESGLNVYLEPQLPTSTMKGTFGMSKAVLEGHPVQVKLAERLNAGNLQRMALDKWESSYNLKNRLFTINNLSLTSGNIGVELNGNKHLVSEVMDYQMTLYLPSRFDKAIASLISDRALKALKQEDGTTMLPLRVSGNPSNINVTPDQEVIEPKIKNFFKDKGRDVLKNIFNRNTPKDTTTADTTSGN, encoded by the coding sequence ATGATGAAAACATTTCTCAAGATTGCAGGAGCGGTAGCGTTAGTCCTATTACTCTTTGTTATTGGATTGAACCTTTATTTCACGGATGATCGGCTCCGAGATACCCTGATGCCCTATATCAATGAATCGGTGGGTCGCACTGTTCAGGTGGAATCGATGTCTCTTGCTCTTTTTAAAACATTTCCCAATCCCGGACTTGAAGTAAACAATCTCCGCATCCCCGGCGACACTGAAGAGGATACCCTCCTGTCAATGGAACAGCTGGTAGCGGGAGTAAAACTCTTTCCCCTCTTCCGAAACGAGATTAATATTACTGAACTGACCCTCACCAAGCCTCAATTTACGTACAAGCTATATGCCGACAGCACGACTAATCTGGATTTTTTACCAGGGAATGAAGAAACCGATACCTCATCAGCAGGGTATGATATTAGCATCCCCTATTTTAAAGTAACCGACGGGCAGTTTGGCTATTGCGACTTTACCTCTAATACTTCTGTATATCTGGATGACGTGGATGGCGATATTTCCCTGGCCTATGCCGATTCTATTCAAAGCAGCATTGATATGCAGGTAGGCGCATTTCATGCTACCGTTGACAGTACAGAATATCTAAGCGGATTACCTGTACGCCTGACACAAGAATCGGTTATTCATACAGGCAGCGAACAGGTCAGGATTACTGAAGGTACGCTTGCTGTTCGGGGCCTGGAAATGGATCTTACCGGTTCACTCAGCAACTGGAGCGAAGCCTTTACCGTTGATCTGAAGTTTAACTCTTCAACCGATAACTTTGGAAATCTGCTCCGGTTAGTGCCCGAAACCTACGCAGAATCTATTGAGGGACTTGAATCAAGCGGGACACTCGATCTGGGTGGTTCGGTACAAGGCCCCATAACGGCCGATTCTATTCCCCGTTTTGATGTTCGGGTTAATGTAGAAGATGGCTACCTGAAAGATCCAGACTTGCCTCAACCTATTGAAGATATTCAAATTTCCGCTAATGCCACGAATGAATTGGTAACAATACAAACTTTCAACGCCATTGCAGGTGCCAATTCACTGAACGGCTCAGGTACCCTTGATAATCCACTGGAAGGCAACGGTACTTTTGACTTGGATTTTGTGGCGGACGTGGATCTTTCTACCGTGGATCAGTTCTATGATATTTCTGAAATGGATATCGAACAATTGGGGGGACAGCTCGACATAGATGCCAATGCAGAGGGACAGCTCGATCAGCCTGAAAATACCATTTTTGATGGTAAAGCAATGCTGGCCGATGGCTTGCTTAAATACCAAGACGTACCCGAAGCAATACGGAATATCAATGTCGATGCGGCCGGAACTCAGGAACTGTTCACAATTAATAGCCTGGATCTACAGGCAGCCGAAAACTCTCTTTCGGCCAACGGAGAAATACAACACCTGCTGGACGAAAAGAACCGGTATATCAATATGGATACCAATCTGAAGTTTAATCTTGCCACTATTAAGGAATTCTATCCGATCGATGAAGATACACTTCGAATGGAGGGTATACTCACTGCACAGGCTATTCTAAATGGACAGGCCGACCAAATTGAACGAGCGGTGCAAAAAGGAACAATTAAATTATCCAATGGACTCATTGAGCACAAATCACTCGATAATCCTATTCAGGAAATTACTTTCAACTCTACCCTAAACGGACCTACACTCAATATTTCGGAAGCATCATTCATTACCGGAGATAATAATCTCTCTGCTGATGGAACTATTACCAACTATCTAAGCGACAACCGGTCTATTGACCTGAATATATCAGGTAAAGCAATGCTACAGGAAATTACTAATTACTATAACCTGGAACCCGGTATTACGACTCTCAATGGAGTGGGAGATCTCAATATTCGGGCCCGCGGTCCACTAAATCAACCAGACGAGCTACAACTAAACGGAGATATTAGTTTACAGGAAGTCAACATGGCGGGCGACAACCTTGTGCAGCCGGTTAGCAACCTTAACGGCAAGCTGAAACTTAATCCGCAAAATGCTACGCTCTCATCGCTTAACTTTAACCTGGGCTCCTCAGACATAAACATTCAAGGGACATTAACGGACTATATGGCCTATCTGAAGAATCCGAAAGAGCGTTCTTCTACTCCCCGCCTGAAGGGTTCCTTTTCCAGTTCGCATCTCAATCTCGATGAACTCATTGACTGGACTGATACCACAAGGACAGAGGTGCCTATCCACCTACCCGATTTGCAAAGTACGGTAGATGCCAACATAAAAGAAATGATCCTTACCGGCATTACCATGACAAACGTTCGGGGCAACGCGTCTACCACTCCCGAACAAATTGCCCTCGACCAGGCTACAGCCAATCTTCTGGGCGGGACTGCAACCGGATCGCTGACGTGGGATGTCCTGCGTCCTGATCAAACCACAATCAGTTTTTCAGGAAAGCTTGACAACCTTCGGGCCGGTTCTTTTTTCGAAGAATATCCGGTACTGGGTGAAAAAAGTAAGTTACACCAGTATGTGGAGGGAACTTTCAATGCCGAAGTGGATTATGAATCCGGGTTAAACGTATACCTGGAACCACAGCTTCCCACTTCAACTATGAAAGGCACCTTCGGAATGAGTAAAGCCGTTCTTGAAGGACATCCGGTACAGGTAAAACTGGCCGAGAGACTTAACGCCGGTAACCTACAGAGAATGGCGCTGGATAAATGGGAGAGTTCCTACAATCTGAAAAATCGCTTATTCACTATCAACAACCTGAGCCTAACCAGTGGTAATATTGGTGTGGAACTGAATGGTAACAAACATTTGGTCAGTGAGGTAATGGATTATCAAATGACCCTTTACCTGCCCTCCCGCTTCGATAAAGCTATCGCATCCCTAATTTCCGACCGGGCACTTAAGGCCTTAAAACAGGAAGACGGAACCACCATGCTACCTCTTCGCGTAAGCGGCAATCCAAGTAATATTAACGTTACTCCTGACCAAGAAGTAATTGAACCTAAAATTAAGAACTTCTTCAAAGATAAGGGACGAGATGTTCTTAAAAATATTTTTAACAGAAACACACCCAAAGATACGACAACTGCCGATACAACCTCTGGAAATTAA
- a CDS encoding protein-L-isoaspartate(D-aspartate) O-methyltransferase — protein MLNWGSGANNPKFKQRRQNLVDKLRDKGIEDERVLSAINMVPRHVFVDTALEDRAYKDSALPIGKKQTISQPYTVARQTELLEAKPGEKVLEIGTGSGYQAAILCELGAEVYTVERHKKLYEKARSTLRELGYSVQAKLGDGTKGWSAYAPYDAIVVTAGAPVVPDDLVDQLNVNGRLVVPVGSEERQEMVRIIKIRKDEFERERYSSFKFVPLIGEKGWKG, from the coding sequence ATGTTGAACTGGGGATCCGGAGCGAACAATCCTAAATTTAAACAGCGCCGACAAAATCTCGTAGATAAACTTCGAGATAAGGGCATAGAAGATGAACGAGTACTTTCTGCCATTAATATGGTGCCCCGGCACGTTTTTGTGGATACGGCCCTTGAGGACCGGGCTTATAAAGATTCAGCTCTGCCAATCGGAAAGAAACAAACGATCTCCCAACCCTATACTGTAGCTCGCCAAACAGAACTGTTGGAAGCCAAACCCGGTGAAAAGGTATTGGAGATTGGGACAGGTTCTGGCTATCAGGCTGCCATCTTATGTGAGCTCGGCGCGGAAGTTTATACCGTTGAAAGACATAAGAAGCTTTATGAAAAAGCCCGTTCAACACTGAGAGAATTGGGATATTCGGTGCAGGCCAAGCTGGGAGACGGCACAAAAGGTTGGTCGGCCTACGCTCCCTACGATGCCATTGTGGTTACGGCCGGAGCTCCGGTAGTACCGGATGATTTGGTTGATCAACTCAACGTAAATGGACGGCTTGTTGTGCCGGTAGGCAGTGAAGAACGGCAAGAAATGGTGCGGATTATTAAAATAAGAAAAGATGAGTTTGAAAGAGAGCGTTACAGCAGTTTTAAGTTTGTACCTCTTATCGGGGAAAAGGGTTGGAAGGGATAG
- a CDS encoding DUF368 domain-containing protein, with product MPETKQKSADDNQTPTSWKEAPFLLIKGFLMGSADVVPGVSGGTMALIVGIYTRLIDAIRSFDYSFIKRLVTLKFRQALSEVEWKFMVMLLAGMACAVFFFTKIVPLQVYMFTDPELVYGLFFGLIVGSIFVLAKAIEGFNWLHGLLIALGTIVGFWVVTLVPTATPESSWFIFISGSIAICAMILPGISGSYILLILRKYDYILSEIGKLGTLDTFSSLINLLPFGLGAIFGLVLFSRILSWLLNRYEAQTLAILIGFLIGSLYVIWPYQDRTYSEIVTKEEVLAYNSSKVQELLSKTPNKQQPEYDRLGEITNPDAELDRLKKVKVETVKQKLIRSEPFVPYITVEGVKTDHFYSGIWGMIIGLFMVVGVDSLRAKG from the coding sequence TTGCCTGAAACCAAACAAAAATCAGCAGACGATAATCAAACACCCACCTCCTGGAAAGAAGCTCCTTTTCTTTTAATTAAAGGTTTTTTAATGGGATCCGCGGATGTGGTTCCGGGCGTCAGCGGGGGAACAATGGCCCTCATTGTCGGCATATATACCCGGCTGATCGATGCCATTCGCAGCTTTGACTATAGCTTTATCAAGCGATTGGTTACCTTAAAGTTCAGACAGGCCCTTAGCGAGGTCGAGTGGAAATTTATGGTTATGCTGCTAGCAGGCATGGCCTGCGCGGTCTTTTTCTTTACTAAGATTGTGCCTCTACAGGTATATATGTTTACCGATCCGGAATTGGTATATGGACTATTTTTTGGTTTGATTGTGGGTTCAATTTTTGTGCTGGCTAAAGCAATTGAGGGCTTTAACTGGCTGCACGGCCTATTGATTGCTTTGGGGACTATCGTTGGATTTTGGGTGGTTACCTTAGTGCCAACGGCTACGCCCGAATCGTCATGGTTTATTTTTATCAGCGGGTCAATAGCTATTTGTGCAATGATTTTACCGGGTATTTCAGGATCTTATATTCTGCTTATTCTGCGCAAATATGATTATATTCTTTCGGAAATTGGAAAACTGGGTACACTAGATACTTTCAGTAGCCTGATAAATCTACTGCCGTTCGGATTGGGTGCTATATTTGGTCTCGTACTTTTTTCACGAATCTTATCGTGGCTGCTGAATCGGTATGAAGCCCAAACATTAGCAATACTTATCGGCTTCTTGATAGGATCGTTGTATGTAATTTGGCCTTATCAGGATCGCACCTATTCCGAAATTGTCACGAAAGAGGAGGTCCTTGCATATAATAGTTCAAAGGTTCAGGAACTACTAAGCAAAACTCCTAATAAACAGCAGCCGGAATATGATCGACTGGGAGAAATCACAAATCCCGATGCAGAGTTGGATCGCCTTAAGAAAGTAAAAGTAGAAACGGTTAAGCAGAAGCTTATCAGAAGTGAGCCGTTTGTTCCATATATAACAGTGGAGGGAGTCAAAACCGACCATTTCTACAGCGGAATATGGGGGATGATAATCGGACTTTTTATGGTTGTCGGAGTTGACTCTTTGCGAGCGAAAGGATAA